One Bacteroidota bacterium DNA window includes the following coding sequences:
- a CDS encoding SurA N-terminal domain-containing protein, protein MATLEKIRTKAGVLVAVIIGLALLAFILGDLLSSKTSLFTSSQYELAKIGGKSISIQDFQQKVESLEQIYKLNSGQNSLDENTSESIREQTWQQMIEQYVLIDNLKDIGVDVSSDELFDMVQGKNPHPIIRQLFTNPQTGELNKAGLLEFLKTMDQDATGERKAFWLYIENQITHERILSKYNALIQKGLFVTRLQAKADFNESNKKANFSFISIPYSSIPDKMVSYTKSDLKKYYKAHKYLFEQEDSRDIEYVTFQINPSPTDIKESKDYIDKVKPDFETAKDLKQFVNVNSDVPFDEKFYKKSELSDSIANFVFKSNGVMGPFIEDQAFKLVKVVKKDMIPDSVKARHILIRPQGQTQEAVASAKAL, encoded by the coding sequence ATGGCAACTTTAGAGAAAATTAGGACCAAGGCGGGAGTTTTGGTTGCGGTTATTATCGGATTGGCTTTATTGGCTTTTATTTTAGGCGATTTACTAAGTTCCAAAACTTCATTATTTACCAGTTCACAATATGAACTCGCCAAAATAGGAGGAAAATCAATATCTATTCAGGATTTTCAACAAAAAGTCGAATCACTTGAACAAATTTATAAATTAAATTCCGGTCAAAATTCTCTTGATGAGAATACCAGTGAAAGCATTCGTGAACAGACCTGGCAACAAATGATTGAACAATATGTTCTGATCGACAATCTTAAAGATATTGGGGTTGATGTTAGTTCTGATGAATTATTTGATATGGTTCAGGGTAAAAATCCCCATCCTATTATCCGTCAGCTCTTTACAAATCCACAGACCGGGGAACTCAACAAAGCAGGGCTTTTGGAGTTCTTAAAAACCATGGATCAGGATGCTACCGGCGAGCGCAAAGCTTTCTGGCTGTATATTGAAAACCAGATTACTCATGAAAGGATACTTTCAAAATATAATGCGCTGATTCAAAAAGGTTTGTTTGTCACCCGTTTGCAGGCTAAAGCTGATTTTAATGAATCAAACAAAAAGGCAAATTTCAGTTTTATATCCATTCCTTATTCGTCTATTCCGGACAAGATGGTTAGTTATACCAAAAGCGACCTGAAAAAATATTACAAAGCCCACAAATATCTTTTTGAACAGGAAGATTCAAGGGATATAGAATATGTTACTTTCCAGATCAATCCTTCACCAACGGATATTAAAGAATCGAAAGACTATATTGATAAAGTCAAACCTGATTTTGAAACGGCCAAAGATTTGAAACAATTTGTCAATGTAAATTCAGATGTTCCTTTTGATGAGAAATTCTACAAAAAAAGTGAGCTGAGCGATTCCATAGCAAATTTTGTATTCAAGTCAAATGGCGTAATGGGGCCCTTCATCGAAGATCAGGCATTTAAGCTGGTTAAAGTTGTGAAGAAAGACATGATCCCCGATTCAGTGAAAGCACGTCACATTCTTATCCGTCCGCAGGGCCAAACCCAGGAGGCTGTTGCCAGTGCCAAAGCACT
- the lptC gene encoding LPS export ABC transporter periplasmic protein LptC, which translates to MQLYKLFIPVVFLTSTVIFSSCKENSIEVINTIANDKKMPTIAGDNVEITYSDSARVESKIVAKVIDSYATAQKPYIEFPKGMSMYFYDRHQNVIAQIKANYAIFYQDKKVWEARNNVVAINTKGEKLNTEQLFWDEQKKIIYSHKYTRITNQDGTFTGQGGFEANEDFTKWTLVGTKGTVKQ; encoded by the coding sequence ATGCAATTATATAAATTATTTATTCCAGTTGTTTTCTTGACATCGACCGTTATTTTTTCATCCTGTAAAGAAAATTCAATTGAAGTAATCAATACGATCGCAAACGATAAAAAAATGCCTACAATTGCAGGCGACAATGTTGAAATAACTTACAGCGATTCGGCCAGGGTAGAATCAAAGATTGTGGCCAAAGTGATTGACAGTTATGCTACAGCCCAAAAGCCTTATATTGAATTTCCCAAAGGTATGAGCATGTATTTTTATGACAGGCATCAGAATGTCATAGCACAAATTAAAGCCAATTATGCAATTTTCTACCAGGACAAAAAAGTTTGGGAAGCCAGGAACAATGTTGTTGCTATCAATACAAAAGGAGAAAAATTAAATACGGAACAACTTTTCTGGGATGAACAAAAAAAGATCATTTATTCTCACAAATATACAAGGATAACTAATCAGGACGGTACTTTTACAGGGCAAGGCGGCTTTGAAGCCAATGAAGATTTTACAAAATGGACGTTAGTTGGTACTAAAGGAACTGTAAAGCAATGA